In the genome of Ictalurus furcatus strain D&B chromosome 13, Billie_1.0, whole genome shotgun sequence, one region contains:
- the LOC128617501 gene encoding LOW QUALITY PROTEIN: ecto-ADP-ribosyltransferase 5-like (The sequence of the model RefSeq protein was modified relative to this genomic sequence to represent the inferred CDS: inserted 1 base in 1 codon) translates to MNKAVTFSTFAKNAATAVIIMSLVCDTLSLNWTSDSVFRLDMATDSVDDQYIDCENDMYNLIITTILPNELNSNERFSTFWKNYNTTDYYKXSIQVYTDKNLYAEFNNEVRSGRKRYKNNFNYKAFHFLLTRGIQIRKVSKCTDVFRRTRDHYVTNVLDRQMRFGQFASSSLTKDLTEFGNVSCFKIKTCFGADVSGISVFKHEKEVLIPPYEKFKITNIEKNRNEMNCEVLYTLESSGRCSEMNCKLLNRKKKMCCIC, encoded by the exons ATGAACAAAGCGGTGACGTTTTCCACATTCGCCAAAAATGCTGCCACTGCAGTCATCATCATGTCACTTGTTTGCGACACACTG AGCCTGAACTGGACATCAGATTCTGTCTTTCGACTGGACATGGCAACGGATTCTGTTGATGACCAATATATAGACTGTGAAAACGATATGTACAACCTGATTATAACTACGATTCTACCAAATGAGCTAAACTCGAATGAACGGTTTAGTACATTTTGGAAAAATTACAACACTACTGATTATTATA GAAGCATACAGGTCTACACAGATAAAAACCTTTATGCCGAGTTCAACAATGAAGTGAGATCAGGCAGAAAGCGTTACAAGAATAACTTCAACTATAAGGCTTTTCATTTCTTGCTAACACGCGGCATACAAATTCGTAAAGTAAGTAAATGTACTGATGTTTTCCGCAGAACCCGCGATCATTATGTTACAAACGTTCTTGACCGTCAAATGAGATTTGGCCAGTTTGCATCGAGTTCGTTAACAAAAGACCTGACAGAATTTGGCAATGTCTCCTGTTTTAAGATTAAGACATGCTTTGGTGCAGACGTATCCGGTATTTCTGTGTTTAAACATGAGAAAGAGGTTCTAATCCCACCTTATGAAAAATTCAAAATcacaaatattgaaaaaaataggAATGAGATGAACTGTGAGGTCCTTTACACTTTAGAGAGCAGTGGGAGATGCAGTGAAATGAACTGCAAGCTGCttaacagaaaaaagaaaatgtgctgtatatgttaa